ATTGAAGGAGATCATAGACCCATTAATAGGGCTCACTGATTTTCAGGGAAGAAGAGTTTGTTTTAATTTAAATATAGATGGCAGCCTTATCAATGATACGGTGGAATTGATGAAAAATTTGTATCGATGTTTTATAGAGAAAGATTGTTCATTGCTAGAGATCAACCCTTTGGTGATAACAAAGAATAACCGTGTGATGGCATTGGATGCCAAAATTAATTTCGATGGCAATGGGCTCTATAGAAATGAGGATGTATTAAAGCTAAGAGATTTAAATGAAGAAGATGAAAAGGAAATAGAAGCGTCTAAATACAATCTATCCTATATTTCTTTAGACGGCAACATTGGGTGCATGGTAAATGGTGCAGGATTGGCCATGGCCACAATGGATATCATCAAACTATATGGTGGAAACCCTGCCAACTTCTTAGATGTTGGAGGCGGTGCAAGTGAAGAAAAGGTAATGAATGCATTTAAGATCATATTATCCGATCCCAAGGTAAAGGGAATATTCGTTAATATTTTTGGTGGCATAATGAAATGCGACGTGATAGCGAAAGGAATCGTCAATGCAGCAAATGAAGTGAAGTTGAATGTTCCCTTGGTGGTTCGATTGGAAGGTACCAATGTAGAATTGGGAAAGGAGATATTGAATCAATCTAACCTTAATATCGTCACAGCTACGACCATGGCTGATGGGGCAAAAAAAATAGTGAAATTGATAAAATAGAGCAGAGAGTAGGGAGAGTATTATGAGTATATGGATTAATAAAGATACGAGGGTAATAGTGCAGGGAATTACGGGGAAAACAGCCCTATATCACACAAAGCAGATGATCGAATATGGAACTAAAATAGTGGCAGGCGTTACGCCAGGGAAGGAAGGCAGCACCATAGAAAACGTTCCAGTATTTGATACGGTGCAGAAAGCTGTACGTGAAACGGGCGCCAATGTGTCGGTGATATATGTACCAGCTAAATCTGCAGCAGACGCCATATTAGAGGCAGTAGACGCGGAACTAGAGATGGTAATCTGTATTACGGAACATATTCCTATTAAGGACATGATTTTTGTAAAAAAGCATTTGGAAGGGAAAAAAACTAGGCTCATCGGACCAAACTGTCCTGGCATCATTACTCCTGAAGAATGCAAGATTGGTATTATGCCAGGGTATATCCATAAAAAAGGGAGAATTGGTGTGGTTTCCAGATCTGGAACATTAACTTATGAAGCGGTCCATCAGTTAAGTGAAAGAGGGATCGGTCAATCCACAGCCGTAGGAATTGGTGGAGATCCTGTAAATGGAACGGATTTTATAGATGTATTAATGGAATTCAACGAGGATAGCGAAACGGATGCTGTAATTATGATCGGAGAAATCGGTGGAAACGCTGAAGAGAAAGCTGCATTATGGATTAAAGAAAATATGAAAAAACCAGTGGTCGGATTTATCAGCGGAAAAACAGCACCTGCTGGCAAGCGAATGGGACACGCCGGTGCTATCATCTCAGAGGGGAAGGGTACCGCCGATGAAAAAATAAGGGTTATGGAAAGCTGTGGGATACACATGGCTCAAAACCCTACAGATATTGGTGCAACAATGGTAAAGGTATTGAAAGATAATGATTTATGGTGTGCGGCTTATACTATTTAATATGGGTATATTTGAAACTGTATGTTCAGTAATGTTAC
Above is a genomic segment from Alkaliphilus oremlandii OhILAs containing:
- the sucC gene encoding ADP-forming succinate--CoA ligase subunit beta, with the protein product MNIHEYQAKELLRDYGVPVPRGQVIYDVRDAQRAAWHIESDIAVVKAQIHAGGRGKAGGVKIAKSITEVEQFSRELLGKTLVTHQTGQEGRVVKAILIEEGCEIYKEYYIAFTLDRENSKIALIASEEGGMDIEEVAANRPDKILKEIIDPLIGLTDFQGRRVCFNLNIDGSLINDTVELMKNLYRCFIEKDCSLLEINPLVITKNNRVMALDAKINFDGNGLYRNEDVLKLRDLNEEDEKEIEASKYNLSYISLDGNIGCMVNGAGLAMATMDIIKLYGGNPANFLDVGGGASEEKVMNAFKIILSDPKVKGIFVNIFGGIMKCDVIAKGIVNAANEVKLNVPLVVRLEGTNVELGKEILNQSNLNIVTATTMADGAKKIVKLIK
- the sucD gene encoding succinate--CoA ligase subunit alpha, with the protein product MSIWINKDTRVIVQGITGKTALYHTKQMIEYGTKIVAGVTPGKEGSTIENVPVFDTVQKAVRETGANVSVIYVPAKSAADAILEAVDAELEMVICITEHIPIKDMIFVKKHLEGKKTRLIGPNCPGIITPEECKIGIMPGYIHKKGRIGVVSRSGTLTYEAVHQLSERGIGQSTAVGIGGDPVNGTDFIDVLMEFNEDSETDAVIMIGEIGGNAEEKAALWIKENMKKPVVGFISGKTAPAGKRMGHAGAIISEGKGTADEKIRVMESCGIHMAQNPTDIGATMVKVLKDNDLWCAAYTI